A section of the Streptomyces xinghaiensis S187 genome encodes:
- a CDS encoding TlpA family protein disulfide reductase codes for MRERTGRAREQGGARRLGAEDLGAGLGERATLVQFSTAFCQPCRATRRTLAAVADMVGGVEHIEVDAEARLELVRALGIESTPTVLVLDPAGRILRRATGVPRRADVIAALGEAV; via the coding sequence GTGCGAGAGCGGACCGGAAGAGCGCGGGAACAGGGCGGCGCGCGGCGCCTGGGGGCGGAGGACCTCGGCGCCGGGCTGGGGGAGCGGGCCACCCTCGTCCAGTTCTCCACGGCCTTCTGCCAGCCGTGCCGGGCCACCCGGCGGACCCTCGCCGCGGTGGCGGACATGGTCGGCGGCGTCGAGCACATCGAGGTGGACGCCGAAGCGCGGCTGGAGCTCGTCCGGGCCCTCGGTATCGAGAGCACCCCCACCGTGCTCGTCCTCGACCCCGCCGGGCGGATCCTCCGCCGTGCGACCGGTGTCCCGCGGCGCGCGGACGTCATCGCCGCGCTCGGGGAGGCCGTGTGA
- a CDS encoding lysophospholipid acyltransferase family protein: MAELVYPPVIGLARTMFKALDLRIDMRGTEHIPRQGGAVLVSNHIGYLDFVFCGLTARPAKRLVRFMAKESVFRHKVSGPLMRAMKHIPVDRAQGEQAYANALKALRSGEIIGVFPEATISPSFTLKNFKSGAARMAQEAGVPLLPMALWGTQRIWTKGRPRDMGRNHIPITIRVGEPLAADPDDPAANVTQRVKVRVQELLEAAQRAYPVRPRGPEDTWWVPAHLGGTAPTPAQVRSRDDG; this comes from the coding sequence ATGGCAGAACTCGTCTATCCGCCGGTGATCGGTCTCGCGCGCACCATGTTCAAGGCGCTGGACCTCCGCATCGACATGCGGGGCACCGAGCACATACCGCGACAGGGGGGCGCGGTGCTCGTCAGCAACCACATCGGCTATCTCGATTTCGTCTTCTGCGGGCTCACGGCCCGGCCGGCCAAGCGCCTGGTGCGGTTCATGGCGAAGGAGTCGGTCTTCCGGCACAAGGTGTCGGGGCCGCTGATGCGCGCGATGAAGCACATCCCGGTGGACCGCGCGCAGGGCGAACAGGCGTACGCGAACGCGCTGAAGGCCCTCCGCTCCGGTGAGATCATCGGAGTCTTCCCCGAGGCGACCATCTCGCCGTCGTTCACGCTGAAGAACTTCAAGTCGGGTGCGGCCCGGATGGCGCAGGAGGCGGGGGTCCCGCTGCTGCCGATGGCCCTGTGGGGCACTCAGCGGATCTGGACCAAGGGCCGGCCGCGCGACATGGGCCGGAACCACATCCCGATCACCATACGGGTGGGGGAGCCGCTGGCCGCCGACCCGGACGACCCGGCCGCCAACGTCACCCAGCGGGTCAAGGTCCGGGTGCAGGAGCTGCTGGAGGCGGCGCAGCGTGCCTATCCGGTCCGGCCCAGGGGCCCGGAGGACACCTGGTGGGTGCCGGCGCATCTCGGCGGTACGGCGCCGACACCGGCGCAGGTCCGCTCCCGCGACGACGGCTGA
- a CDS encoding transglutaminase-like domain-containing protein: MPPPDLRPGSPDPSAYLAADDVIDHTHHLVRETAARLRAGTGTPEAYARAAFAFVRDTVPHSADTGDDRVTWRASDVLEQRTGICYAKCHALAALLRAEGIPAGLCYQRLDGTVHGLVALRLPGRPHWARQDPRGNKPGVDARFSPVPETERPAWTVRPGSGDTDYRTLYATPPPPVLDALRKAADREELFRLLPSELPDDTGPGPR, from the coding sequence ATGCCCCCACCCGACCTGCGGCCCGGCTCCCCGGACCCCTCCGCGTATCTGGCCGCCGACGACGTCATCGACCACACGCACCACCTGGTGCGGGAGACCGCCGCCCGGCTGCGCGCCGGAACCGGCACCCCCGAGGCATACGCCCGCGCCGCCTTCGCGTTCGTCCGCGACACCGTCCCGCACTCCGCCGACACCGGGGACGACCGCGTCACCTGGCGCGCGTCCGACGTGCTGGAGCAGCGCACCGGCATCTGCTACGCCAAGTGCCACGCCCTGGCGGCCCTGCTGCGGGCCGAGGGCATTCCGGCCGGGCTCTGCTACCAGCGGCTCGACGGCACCGTCCACGGCCTCGTCGCGCTCCGGCTCCCCGGGCGGCCGCACTGGGCCCGCCAGGACCCGCGCGGCAACAAGCCGGGTGTGGACGCCCGGTTCTCCCCGGTCCCGGAGACGGAACGGCCGGCGTGGACCGTGCGGCCCGGAAGCGGCGACACCGACTACCGCACCCTCTACGCGACCCCGCCGCCCCCGGTCCTGGACGCCCTGCGGAAGGCCGCCGACCGGGAGGAGCTGTTCCGCCTGCTGCCGTCGGAACTCCCCGACGACACCGGCCCGGGTCCCCGCTGA
- a CDS encoding threonine aldolase family protein, with translation MTEAGDPGAPGTARPDAVRRHDPAARGFASDNYAGAHPEILAALALANGGHQTAYGEDAYTRHLQEVFRSHLGPRAEVFPVFNGTGANVVALQAMTERWGAVICAESAHINVDEGGAPERVGGLKLLGVPTEHGKLTPALIDREAYGWDDEHRAQPQVVSITQTTELGSCYTPEEIRAVCEHAHERGMTVHLDGSRIANAAASLGEPLRAFTTDAGVDTLSFGGTKNGLLFGECVVVLNPDAVRAMKHLRKLSMQLASKMRFVSVQFEALLSGDLWQRSAAHANAMAQRLAAGVREVPGVEIVHPVEANAVFARLPRDAAERLQKRHRFYFWDEEAGIVRWMCAFDTTAADVDAFTAALAEEMHRR, from the coding sequence CTGACCGAGGCCGGTGACCCCGGCGCGCCCGGAACCGCCCGCCCCGACGCCGTACGCCGCCACGACCCCGCGGCGCGCGGCTTCGCCAGCGACAACTACGCCGGCGCGCACCCCGAGATCCTGGCGGCGCTGGCCCTCGCCAACGGCGGTCACCAGACCGCCTACGGCGAGGACGCCTACACGCGCCACCTCCAGGAGGTGTTCCGCTCCCATCTGGGGCCCCGGGCCGAGGTGTTCCCCGTCTTCAACGGCACCGGCGCCAACGTCGTCGCCCTCCAGGCGATGACGGAGCGCTGGGGCGCGGTGATCTGCGCGGAGAGCGCGCACATCAACGTGGACGAGGGCGGCGCCCCCGAGCGGGTCGGCGGGCTCAAACTGCTGGGCGTGCCCACCGAACACGGCAAGCTCACACCCGCGCTGATCGACCGCGAGGCGTACGGCTGGGACGACGAGCACCGGGCGCAGCCGCAGGTCGTCTCGATCACCCAGACGACCGAGCTCGGCTCCTGCTACACCCCGGAGGAGATCCGGGCCGTCTGCGAGCACGCCCACGAGCGCGGGATGACGGTCCACCTCGACGGCTCGCGGATCGCCAACGCCGCCGCCTCGCTGGGCGAGCCGCTGCGCGCGTTCACCACGGACGCGGGCGTGGACACGCTGTCCTTCGGAGGCACCAAGAACGGGCTGCTCTTCGGCGAGTGCGTGGTCGTGCTCAACCCGGACGCGGTGCGCGCCATGAAGCATCTGCGCAAGCTGTCGATGCAGCTCGCCTCCAAGATGCGCTTCGTCTCGGTGCAGTTCGAGGCGCTGCTCTCCGGCGACCTCTGGCAGCGGAGCGCCGCACACGCCAACGCGATGGCGCAGCGGCTGGCGGCGGGCGTCCGGGAGGTCCCCGGCGTGGAGATCGTCCACCCGGTGGAGGCCAACGCCGTCTTCGCCCGGCTGCCCCGCGACGCCGCCGAGCGGCTGCAGAAGCGGCACCGCTTCTACTTCTGGGACGAGGAGGCCGGGATCGTCCGCTGGATGTGCGCCTTCGACACCACCGCGGCGGATGTGGACGCGTTCACGGCCGCGCTGGCGGAGGAGATGCACCGGCGCTGA